A region of Desulfolithobacter dissulfuricans DNA encodes the following proteins:
- a CDS encoding epoxyqueuosine reductase QueH — MDILLHVCCGPCTIYPLSRLREQGHVVEGYFFNPNIHPYREFKRRIGALVELADKTGLPVEIDRNYGLTKYLRQVVFHEQQRCQICYDMRLEPTVKRAAEQGADAFTSTLLYSRYQNHDLLKKKCEALAEKYGVAFYYEDFREGWQVGIDGSIAMGLYRQPYCGCIYSEQERYDKKLRKKKRR; from the coding sequence ATGGATATCCTGCTGCATGTATGCTGCGGTCCCTGTACCATCTATCCGCTCTCAAGGCTCAGGGAGCAGGGACATGTTGTCGAAGGCTATTTTTTTAACCCGAATATCCATCCCTACCGGGAGTTCAAACGGCGAATCGGTGCCCTTGTGGAACTGGCCGATAAAACCGGGCTACCGGTGGAAATCGACCGCAACTACGGCCTCACAAAATACCTGCGCCAGGTGGTGTTCCATGAACAGCAGCGATGCCAGATCTGTTACGACATGCGCCTGGAACCAACCGTGAAAAGAGCGGCAGAGCAGGGGGCTGACGCATTCACCTCGACCCTGCTCTATTCCCGGTATCAAAACCATGATCTGCTGAAAAAGAAATGCGAGGCCCTGGCTGAAAAATATGGAGTGGCCTTCTATTATGAAGATTTCCGGGAAGGATGGCAGGTAGGCATTGACGGCTCCATAGCCATGGGGTTATACCGGCAGCCATACTGCGGATGTATCTACAGTGAGCAGGAACGGTACGACAAAAAATTGCGTAAAAAGAAACGAAGATAA
- a CDS encoding sigma 54-interacting transcriptional regulator: protein MNTNKQLPVTEQENELKNLSCLYEITKHLASASNLQDCLEKVVATLAAEKGMENGTVTIVNPTTGELEIEVAHNITAEARRRGRYKLGEGITGKVVATGEPILVPQIGDEPLFLNRTRTRGDERKKKASFLCVPIKVDGQSIGALSIDREYPDGFGSQSENDLRFLTVVSGLIAQTVQRVQKVNEEKEALRQENSKLRRELSARNRIEEIIGNSSRMQEVFDMVHRVADSGATVLLRGESGTGKTLVAKALHYNSGRRNGPFVVVNCSALPETLLESELFGHEKGAFTGANSRKKGRFEVAKGGTLFLDEIGEISPAVQVKLLGVIQERTFQRLGGSEILKADIRLVAATNRDLEKAVQEGHFREDLYYRLNVFPVYLPPLRERRTDILLLAEYFLDKYARENNKVIRRISTSAIDLLIQYHWPGNVRELQNCMERAVLICDGETIKSIHLPPTLQSAETVNSDKPLSLATAVENFERELIIDALKKCKGNQTRAAKYLDTSLRIINYKIHNYRIDPKQFKTR from the coding sequence ATGAATACGAATAAACAATTGCCAGTTACAGAGCAGGAAAACGAACTCAAAAACCTGAGCTGTCTCTACGAAATAACCAAACATCTCGCCTCGGCCTCCAACCTCCAGGACTGCCTGGAAAAGGTGGTGGCAACCCTGGCGGCGGAAAAGGGTATGGAGAATGGTACAGTGACCATTGTCAACCCGACCACCGGCGAACTGGAGATCGAGGTGGCCCATAACATCACCGCCGAGGCCCGTCGCCGCGGGCGTTACAAGCTGGGGGAGGGGATAACCGGCAAGGTGGTGGCCACCGGCGAACCCATCCTGGTTCCCCAGATAGGCGACGAACCGCTCTTTCTCAACCGGACCAGAACCCGGGGCGATGAACGCAAGAAAAAGGCTTCTTTTCTCTGTGTTCCCATCAAGGTTGACGGCCAGTCCATAGGCGCCCTGTCCATCGACCGGGAGTACCCGGATGGGTTTGGCAGCCAGTCGGAAAATGACCTGCGCTTTCTCACCGTGGTTTCCGGGCTCATTGCCCAGACCGTACAACGGGTACAGAAGGTCAATGAAGAAAAAGAAGCCCTGCGCCAGGAAAATTCCAAATTGCGTCGCGAGCTCTCGGCCCGCAACCGGATCGAAGAAATCATCGGCAATTCATCGCGCATGCAGGAGGTCTTTGATATGGTGCACCGGGTCGCTGATTCCGGCGCCACCGTACTGTTGCGGGGCGAATCGGGTACAGGCAAGACCCTGGTGGCCAAGGCTCTGCACTATAACTCGGGACGCCGCAACGGCCCCTTTGTGGTGGTCAACTGCTCGGCCCTGCCGGAAACACTGTTGGAAAGTGAGCTCTTCGGTCATGAGAAAGGGGCCTTTACCGGGGCAAACTCGCGCAAGAAAGGACGATTTGAGGTGGCCAAGGGGGGTACCCTGTTTTTAGATGAAATCGGCGAAATAAGCCCGGCTGTGCAGGTCAAGCTGCTGGGGGTGATCCAGGAGCGCACCTTTCAGCGTCTCGGGGGTAGCGAGATCCTCAAGGCGGACATCCGGCTGGTGGCGGCCACCAACCGGGATCTGGAAAAAGCGGTCCAGGAAGGTCACTTCCGTGAGGATCTCTACTACCGCCTCAATGTCTTTCCGGTCTATCTCCCGCCCCTGCGGGAACGGCGCACCGATATCCTGCTGCTGGCCGAATACTTTCTCGACAAGTACGCCCGGGAAAATAACAAGGTCATTCGCAGGATTTCCACCTCGGCCATCGACCTGCTCATCCAGTACCACTGGCCGGGCAATGTCCGGGAACTGCAGAACTGCATGGAAAGGGCCGTTCTAATCTGCGACGGCGAGACCATCAAGTCCATCCACCTGCCGCCCACACTCCAGAGTGCGGAGACGGTCAACTCGGACAAACCGCTCTCCCTGGCCACGGCTGTGGAAAATTTTGAGCGTGAGCTGATTATCGACGCCCTGAAGAAATGCAAGGGCAACCAGACTCGGGCAGCCAAATACCTGGACACCAGCCTGCGCATCATCAACTACAAGATCCACAATTACAGGATCGATCCCAAACAGTTCAAGACCAGATAA
- a CDS encoding SH3 domain-containing protein, which translates to MRRLLCIILFLLVASGSTAAMAEMVAISGNNVNMRSGPGTRYRVLWILGEGFPLKVLKRSGNWLRVKDFEGTIGWVNKKLVNRTPHMIVKVHKNSKKRINVRSGPGTKYRIVAKAYYGVVFKTLDRKDGWVKVEHPKGVTGWIKRSLLWGF; encoded by the coding sequence ATGCGACGACTGCTCTGTATCATTCTCTTTCTTCTGGTAGCTTCAGGGAGCACCGCGGCCATGGCCGAAATGGTGGCTATCAGCGGCAACAATGTGAACATGCGTTCCGGACCGGGAACAAGATACCGGGTCCTGTGGATCCTTGGGGAAGGCTTTCCCCTGAAGGTGCTTAAACGGTCCGGCAACTGGCTCCGGGTCAAGGACTTTGAGGGCACCATTGGCTGGGTGAACAAAAAACTGGTGAATCGAACCCCGCACATGATCGTCAAGGTCCACAAGAATTCAAAGAAAAGGATCAATGTCCGCAGTGGACCGGGTACCAAGTATCGAATTGTTGCAAAAGCTTACTACGGAGTGGTATTTAAGACGCTGGACCGCAAGGACGGCTGGGTCAAGGTCGAACATCCCAAGGGGGTGACCGGCTGGATCAAGCGCAGTCTGTTGTGGGGATTTTAG
- a CDS encoding 4Fe-4S binding protein: MEKIRIWVQLLWAMLVNGFLGFPSTGNIYQGPLKVICSPGLNCYSCPAATTYCPIGSIQQLLLGVRFSLQTGQYYVGTFVVGSIGLLGAVFGRFICGWACPFGMIQELLHKIPSPKYGIPPILNWGKYLFLVFFVVVFPLVLVDQFGLGQPWFCKYVCPAGSLEAGIPMIILQPDLRSTLGWLYVNKMAILAGFIFWSVVSSRPFCRTTCPLGAFYGLFNRFRLIKLQLDPDACTKCGACHTVCPVEIRFNETPDSPECISCMKCLTGACSFNAISLEVAGFPVSGKTSRKKASTHTSVGDN, from the coding sequence ATGGAAAAGATACGCATATGGGTCCAGCTGCTCTGGGCCATGCTGGTCAATGGCTTCCTGGGCTTCCCGAGCACAGGGAATATTTACCAGGGACCACTCAAGGTCATCTGTTCCCCGGGGCTCAACTGTTATTCCTGTCCTGCCGCCACCACCTACTGTCCCATCGGCAGTATTCAGCAGCTGTTGCTTGGAGTCCGGTTTTCTCTGCAGACCGGCCAGTACTATGTGGGAACCTTTGTGGTCGGCTCCATCGGTCTTCTGGGAGCGGTCTTTGGGCGATTCATATGCGGCTGGGCCTGTCCGTTCGGGATGATACAGGAACTGCTGCATAAGATACCGTCACCGAAGTATGGTATTCCACCCATACTCAACTGGGGAAAGTATCTCTTTCTGGTCTTCTTTGTGGTTGTCTTTCCCCTGGTCCTGGTGGATCAGTTCGGCCTGGGACAACCGTGGTTCTGTAAATACGTCTGTCCGGCCGGCTCGCTGGAGGCAGGGATTCCCATGATCATCCTCCAGCCTGACCTGCGCTCGACCCTGGGATGGCTCTACGTCAACAAGATGGCCATCCTCGCCGGCTTCATATTCTGGTCTGTGGTCTCCTCGCGCCCATTTTGCCGAACCACCTGTCCCCTGGGCGCCTTTTACGGCCTGTTCAACCGCTTCCGGCTGATTAAGTTGCAATTAGACCCGGATGCCTGTACAAAATGCGGGGCCTGTCATACAGTTTGTCCGGTGGAAATCAGGTTCAACGAGACCCCGGACAGCCCGGAATGTATCAGCTGCATGAAATGTCTGACCGGGGCGTGCAGCTTCAACGCCATTTCCCTGGAAGTGGCCGGCTTCCCGGTGAGCGGCAAAACCAGTCGAAAAAAGGCGTCCACCCACACCTCTGTGGGGGATAACTGA
- a CDS encoding CD1871A family CXXC motif-containing protein: protein MKKKSQVRKSPFILITLFLFMWLIGVSLGEPTRVLEQAWSICLACIGIG, encoded by the coding sequence GTGAAGAAAAAATCCCAAGTACGCAAGAGTCCCTTTATCCTGATTACCCTGTTTCTCTTCATGTGGCTGATAGGGGTCAGCCTGGGAGAACCGACCAGGGTGCTGGAACAGGCCTGGTCCATCTGCCTGGCCTGTATCGGCATAGGGTAG
- a CDS encoding MTH1187 family thiamine-binding protein: MALMQITIIPLGTGTPSVGDYVADVVQLLEDKEIPYVLNDMGTVIKGEVHELLELAGQLHELPFISGVERVVTQIVLDDRRDVQRTLGDKQRAVRRRLEERSR; the protein is encoded by the coding sequence ATGGCCCTCATGCAGATAACCATCATTCCCCTTGGCACCGGAACTCCGAGCGTGGGCGATTATGTGGCCGATGTGGTGCAGCTGCTGGAGGACAAGGAGATACCCTATGTGCTGAACGACATGGGCACGGTCATCAAGGGGGAGGTGCATGAACTCCTGGAACTGGCCGGCCAGCTCCATGAGCTGCCGTTTATCAGTGGCGTGGAAAGGGTGGTTACCCAGATCGTCCTTGATGATCGGCGGGATGTGCAGCGGACTCTCGGCGATAAACAGCGGGCCGTGCGCAGGCGACTGGAGGAACGATCAAGGTGA